Proteins from a single region of Fibrobacter sp. UWT2:
- the hemW gene encoding radical SAM family heme chaperone HemW — MFCVYVHIPFCRHICDYCDFRVMPSQSRLFGEYADLLCKQIVCFKNRHPGLLSTAETLYLGGGTPSELPPEFLEKILGCLQSVGVDSSKLKEFSMEFNPESTNKATLQNALDFGVNRVSLGLQSFDPEILKTVGRSHSVEMGVAALELLTSTPNLQVNADLMFDLPGQTVEGFLADVDRLSDYPLNHVSFYGLNVSPRSRLGHRVARGELAVNEDLYEAMYIGGVEILEGKGLMRYEVSNFARPGFESAHNQNYWNRGEYAGFGPGAHSYLRGIRYYAPEIYPRWREYVQSDCPESMLSLDKLDREAAIMEFLWLSLRQSRGICSEDLKKMGISLDKSVCERWISKGFLKHENLSNLLQRKSCLRLEGRGWIFMDDIVTDLANTYSNLE, encoded by the coding sequence ATGTTTTGTGTTTACGTTCACATCCCTTTTTGCCGCCATATTTGCGATTATTGCGATTTTCGCGTAATGCCCTCGCAGTCGAGGCTTTTTGGCGAATACGCGGATTTGTTGTGTAAGCAAATTGTATGTTTTAAAAATAGGCATCCGGGGCTGCTTTCGACCGCGGAAACCCTTTATTTGGGCGGGGGGACGCCTTCGGAATTACCGCCGGAATTTTTGGAGAAAATTTTGGGCTGCCTTCAGTCGGTAGGGGTGGATTCTTCGAAATTGAAAGAATTTTCCATGGAATTCAACCCGGAATCGACAAATAAGGCTACGCTGCAAAACGCATTGGATTTTGGCGTCAATCGCGTCAGTCTCGGCCTCCAGAGCTTCGATCCTGAAATTCTGAAGACCGTTGGCCGATCCCATTCGGTAGAAATGGGAGTGGCGGCCCTGGAACTTTTGACTTCTACGCCGAATTTGCAGGTAAATGCGGACTTGATGTTCGATTTGCCGGGGCAGACTGTTGAAGGTTTTTTGGCTGATGTGGACAGGCTTTCGGACTATCCGCTGAATCACGTGAGTTTTTACGGTTTGAACGTTTCTCCCCGCTCTAGACTCGGGCACCGGGTGGCTCGCGGGGAACTTGCGGTAAACGAGGACTTGTACGAAGCGATGTACATAGGGGGCGTAGAAATCCTGGAGGGCAAGGGACTCATGCGTTACGAGGTTTCGAACTTTGCCCGACCTGGTTTTGAAAGCGCCCACAACCAAAATTACTGGAATCGGGGCGAATATGCCGGTTTTGGACCAGGCGCCCACAGCTATTTGCGTGGAATTCGCTATTATGCTCCTGAAATTTACCCCCGTTGGCGGGAATATGTGCAGTCGGACTGCCCGGAATCCATGCTTTCTCTGGATAAGCTGGATAGGGAAGCTGCCATTATGGAGTTCCTGTGGCTTTCGCTACGTCAATCTAGAGGAATTTGTTCTGAAGACCTCAAAAAAATGGGAATTTCTTTGGATAAATCGGTGTGTGAACGCTGGATTTCGAAGGGCTTTCTAAAGCACGAAAATCTGTCAAATTTATTACAACGTAAATCTTGCTTGCGCCTTGAAGGACGCGGCTGGATTTTTATGGACGACATCGTTACAGACCTTGCAAATACTTATTCCAACTTGGAATAA